In the genome of Hevea brasiliensis isolate MT/VB/25A 57/8 chromosome 14, ASM3005281v1, whole genome shotgun sequence, the window tagtATTGATTTATGCTTGTTTTAGTTTGtgcttttttattcattttttctcTATCTTCTTTATGCAGCTCTAGGTTTCAAATAGACTCTAAATCTTAGACTGCTCTAGGACTCCTATCTTTTTTGTGATGCTGTGATGTTAGACTAGCCATTTTTGTGATGTTGTCATGTTAGACTAGTAATTTTTGTGACACTGTGATGCTGGACTAGTCATTGATGTTGTGATGCTAGTTTATCTTTATgaacttttatttattaattttaatccaTTATGGCTATGGACTTCTATGTAATATTGTGTTGTGCGGACTTTTATCTAGTAAACTAGTAATGTATCGTGTTTTAATCTTATAGACTTTTATGtagtttaaatttataattttatggaACTCTTATGTAGTATGGATTTataattttatggatttttatatgaattcataattttatggatttttgtatgaattcataattttatggatttttgtatgaattttgatgtattatttgtatttatttctTAGGAGTAAACTGATTTTTATGTAATTTTATAAAGATTTCAATTTACCATAACTAAACCGAACCAAACTGTCTattttcgattcgattcgattcggttatTCTTTGCAGGTTAGTTTGGTTTGGTCTACTTTTATCTTTGATTTGGTATTTTGATTTTTCTAGTTCAGTTTGATTTgaaatcgaaccgaccgaatgctcctctaaattttaggaccaaagttttttctttttaaatcaatgcaatattttttactatttttttaaaGCTTGTCTTTtgcttttaaattaattatatttaattaattctttaacttgattattttatttttttaatataaaaattaaaccgattcaatcaaatattttaattaaaaataaattctaaccaaatttttataaaaaaaatccaaTAAAAAGACAAATATAAGTCTTATATGGTGGGAGTAAGTAGACTAAGGAAATAAAATTTTGCGTAAAATACAAAAAATTCTCTTATTTAGTTTGCATTCTCAAACTAAATTATTGAGAAGTAAACTATTCTACTTTAATTTACTTAAAAATTACTTAATAAGTTGCGCTTCCTTAATTAactgtaatataatttattaatttatcttttaatttattaaatttcacatattatcttttataaattaagagaaaattcactttatgaaaaattaatttatatactaaatatatttatatcatacttagaaaataaattttcttatagtgttattttaaaaaaaaataaatttcttataaaattggtcatttttaattgaattaagcAAATTATTGAATgttcttgatatatatatatgccaTCACTTATAAAGCAGTGAGTctcatattataaaatttaagaaataattgATTTTTGATAAGCAATGAGTGCACCACTTTTTAATACACAATGTACACCATATAATTTATCTCAAACCAATCCTTAAttgattaatttgatttttatattcAAATGAAATGGACAAATAATGCAcccatttacatatttaaaaaaataatcatttttttttatcttaacaATCAGCAAAAGTTAAAATTAAtcacatttaattcattaatAAAATGTAAATATTATCAATATTGCACTTAATTAATGCTCCACCAATCATCATCTTAATCACATTTCTTAATCATGAAACTATAATTTTGTCAAAAATATTTGAATATTAGTGTTCTTCTTAGGTATACCTTACGGGTGATCATGTACAATCAAAAGCCAACCATTCAATGGGTCGGTTTGCCGGGCCTCATCGGCAAAACAACAGACACCTATCCAATTGTCGTGTGTGGTCAAGCATAGTCACGCTCAACAAGGTGTTGTTATCCTATTGGCTAAAGGAATCCAAAAGTCAGAGGAAACTTCCCAATTCAATCAACCACATATGATGTCAACTTTTGATAGGAATCATAGCTTGACACGTCCCAATTcacatggtctaaactgtgttaATGAATTACTAATTGGATTTATTAGGTCTTCTTGTAAActaattgcccttcttcttggaaTTGGAATGCAACAAGCAAATTttacatttaaggatttatttattttatatttaaataattatatataattatttaaatataaaataaataattatttaaatatgaaatttaaatgtaagaattattttactaataaaataaaactttaatgattaaattattttaaattaaaatgtaattaatgacgaaaattattttattaatgaaatttaaatttaaaaattaaattataactaaaaaaaataaacgaATTTTGATATACTTCAAGAACTTAATtataaattacattttataaaagtaatatattttatatttttttagttgAAATGATTTCAATGCCACCGAActgataatataattataaatattcgattataattttaatttttataatgagCAAAGGTGAATGAAAATTTCAACCACAAGTTGGTAATGTGTCCCTTCTAAAAGTGTCCAAGAAAACAAGAAGGGTCTTGTTAGTTTAGTCAGCAAAAACGACCCACTAAGATATAATTAACACCCATATTTTTATTAAAGTGTCAGCTACGTCATTGATCTTTACAACACATAATGACGAAGAATTTCCAAGGCCTTTTCACATCAACACCCCGTGATAGTCATAGAGAGGTGTggactattattattattgacatGGAAAGAGGCTTAAAAAGATTGAAGCAACGGGAAGCTTCTCCTGCTTTACTGGAGCTTTTGACAAGGAAAGCTCTCTTTTGGTTATATCATTGAAAGGGTGAGAGTTCTTGCTACTTCTTTAGCTTTTATATCTATAATTCCTGGGTTTTTGGAATGTTCTTGCTTGCTTCCTTCTGTGTTCTAGACCACATTGCTTGCTCTGGAATTTATTGAAATTGTTCTCTGTtgactttttcttttcttatatgttAATGGTGATGGTTGTCTTGTGTGAGTGTGATTGATGTTGAGGGCTGCATCTCTTATAGGTTCTTTCCAAGCTTTTTTTCCAATGGAGATTTCTTCCATTAGTGGGTTAACTGAACTGGTATGATCATTGTTTAATGGAGGCACTAATTATCGAATTCTGTTCATTATTTGTAAGTGTTTTTAGAGTACAGTGAAgattaaatttttactaaaaaaTTTGAACATCAATTGATTGATAGGAAATGGAGGAACCCAGCTTCATAGACCAGTGGCCCATGAACTCCATTGATGATCTAAGCTTACTACCACTAGTATCTGCATTTGGAGAGAACATGCAACATTCTTTGTCTCATCACCCAACTTTCAAcctcaaaacctccatggaagcttcttCTAATACTGTAGGCACTGTTAGACCCTCAAAGCAACTGAAACCAAACGGCTTCAATTCAAGCAAAACTACAGATTATAATCTGCCAAACCCCCAAGCTGCTTTTTCACCAAACATTCTTTCGTTTGCCAATTGCACCAACCCATATCAAATGGGAATGGCAAAGCCTGAAGAGGAGGCTGTTTGTTTTAAAAACATCAATACCCTCCCTTCTGATACGCTGGTTTCTCCAGGGAACCAAAACTATATGTTCAAGGCATGCCAAGGAGCTAAGAGGATCAGCACCAATAACAGTAGTAGACATTCTCAAACCCAGGATCACATTATAGCAGAAAGGAAGAGAAGAGAGAAGCTGAGCCAGAGATTCATAGCTTTGTCTGCTATAGTTCCAGGCCTCAAGAAGGTATCATCTTCATTCTTGATTAATTATCCTTTCTTTTTGTTCCCCCTCAAACCCAGTTGCTAATTTACCCAGAAATTTTGGAAATTTGAACATTTTAAGACGGATAAGgcttctgttcttggggatgctATCAAGTACTTGAAACAATTGCAAGAGAGAGTGAATACACTTgaggaagaaacaaagaaaaaaacCATGGAATCTGTAGTCATTGTGAAGAAATCTCAACTGCTCTTTTGTGACGATGAAAATTCTTCCTCAGATGAGACTTTCTCCGAAGGCTCTGTAGATAAGCCTTTGCCGGAAATTGAAGCAAGAATCTGTGACAAACAAGTGCTTGTAAGAATTCACTGTGACAAAAGGAAAGGAGTTTTGGAGAAAACTGTGGCAGAAATTGAGAAACTTCACCTTACAGTGGTCAATAGCAGTGTTCTTTCATTTGGGAATTCTGCTCTTGTTGTTACTATAATTTCTCAGGTAATTAATATCCCAGTTTTATACAAGTTAATTCTGCTCATAGTCTCAATTTGTATCAGCAAAATcacttaattttaatattttcagaTAGATAATGAATTTGGCATGTCAGTGAAAGATCTTGTGAAGAATCTACACTCAGCTTTCAAGTTGTTCATGTGAACAATCCCCAAGTTTTCTCAGTTCTTATAATATTCAAGAATCTGCTTTCTTTACTATGCTTCTGCTGGAAAGTTTGAGAGATGCTAGGAATAATCCTTCTATACATAGACAGAATCGGTCATAGACAAGGCCTGGAATGCTCCACCATTTTATATCGTTACTTGTAAGCTTGTTTTGCTGTGAGGTTCATTTTGCAGGAGGgtgtttttcatttttttttccccctttttcTGATCATTTTTGCATGGATAGAACTGGACACCCACCTGTTTTAAAAGAGGGACCTTACAGCTTGTTTGGGCTCTTTTTCTAGTGGGAGGTAGAGAAGTCAGCTGAACATGTTAAGTCCCTTTCCCACCTAAGGTGGTTGAATAgggaaaatgattttttttttttagacaaACAGGCCTTTGTTATTGTTGTATTAAAGTGTTTTAGAGGCACATTCTTGGGCCTCTTTTTTATTAATTCCTTTGTAATGTCTAATGGTTTGACAATAATGGAATAACTTTGCTCAACTTACAATTAATttgcatattattattattattattattattattattattattattattatttaataacatTCCAGCTTTGAAATCCCAATACCCATTTGGATTTTCCTTGACCTAAATTATTTGTTTTAAGGAAAAATATGTCCCTTTTTGAAAATGAAACGCCTGTAATTTTGTTAttatatattgattatattctcaaattcttttatcatatatgtatattttttaaattatcatttttattttaaaaaattatccaGGAAACTTAATAAGAAATTTTGTTGCCTTGATCCAATCTGCCATAAATTCAATATACAAGATATATGATGAGATCAatctattaaaataaaattcttgTCAAGACTCGGTCTATTATGAACTTAAGATACAAACATAtggtaacctttttttttttaattttaatatggtagcttttttttaatgaaaaatttcATTAGCCTTCAAaactattttcatttttttttttttattataaataaattagatTCATAATTGACAATGGCTTGTGGAACCGACACATTGCCAAACATCATCTTGACAAAATTTTCAGGATTGACAAATTTTTGTTCCTTGTGTTAAAGTTCCAAAGTCCTTACCCATTTAAGACAATAACAATATGCCAAATTTTAATGCAATTTCTGGTGCCATTATTGCCATGTAGGTGCTTACTATGGATAGAGCTCAGCTTTCTTGAGCTCAGCTTTCTGGTTGGTGCTTGATGATGACCATTGAAGAATTGATAGTCTATATTTATTATTGTTATGTGACTTgaattttagatatatttttataaatctaaattatgattcgagttgagatttgaaagttTGCATTGTGATTAATTGACACATGATGTTAGGATTTGAAAGTTCTGAGTGATTGTATATTGCTTTTTTTATCATAGTAAAACTTTTTTTCTTGTCTTGCCCGTGAATATAGACTTTATAGTCAAACTACgtaaatcctgtgttattctttttatcttttcttataCTGTGTATTCCTTAGATTTGTATTTCtactattataatatttttttataaaaaaaaaataaaattataaaaagaacataaattatatgaaattaagaatattaataaaaattgatATAGTTGTCGGTCAAAATCTTATTTGACTTAAGtacaattaatttatcattataatCATACACCTTAGTCCCCACTAAAGATTATGATCTTTCcatgattttaattatttatctcTCTAACAGAAATTTGCAAAATTAGTTTCTAAAAATGATAAAATGATTAGATTCCTTACCTTAAAATGATGACAAATAATAATGGGcttattttcctttattatttGATATGACATTGCATATACTATGGATGATTTGATAGAGAAGAACATAGAAGAAACATTTTGCAAATTTATATAATTCCATTTCCTTTGtcaatattaatttcaaaatttgtcTTATCAAATTAATGAAACTTATAAATGAATGTGATAGTTTAATGGTAAGCCAAGTTAGATGGTGTGATCTTATccttatatttgatttttcataataatgtaataattaaatattatttttatttaaaaatgtgattaatttattatgaaatgttTTAATATGCATCTTATTGAGACTTACCTCGAATATAAAGGTAGACCCTCTCTTATGAGTAATAGATAAATCGAAAATCATAATCGATATCTCTAAGCTTTAGGCCTAAAGAGACTAATATTATCATacttgagaatttttttttttctttataaaagtTAATGAGAAATTTAGCATTCATGACTTTTATGTTGATAAATATATCATTTTCTTATAATTAGCGGATATTTTTGACAAAACTCATAAACCTTTCATTGATTTTggtattctaattttttttaatttcttgagaaaaaaaaaataaaagtcttgTAGTCTCTAGAATAAACTtgaatagttaaaatttttaagcaaatttcatatttttttagcatcatgaaatatttgaaaaaattttaaaattttaaaattatattaaaaataaaaaattgatcaATTAAAACGGCACATCGTTTAACACCTTCTTGGCATTTGGCGCACAATATAAAAGGGCGCACAAAGACTTAAGCGGTGGAAAGCAAAAAGCGtttcagaaaaaaaaattataatttaaaaaatttatttcattattttattattattttaatatctaaaatttaaaaaattattatgcaaTCTTTAGGTTCTCCGATATATTACATTttagtttgaaaatttttgaaaaattaattatttaacttttttatttttaatatataaaaagataaaattaaattaagactctgtttaatttaattttataggaaattcattttatttataaataaattctatttctttatttaatatattttatatgaaatataggattcattttaaatgaaataaatttgatatttaaaataaataaaataaaataaaatgatatatagtaagaagataattttatcacttgaaatatatataattttaaatttaaaatttatttacaaattctattaattttgatagaatttagtttagttataataaatttcataaaattgattattaagatttttaaatgaattttcatttaaattaaatactaaaattttaaacttataaatgaattttacaaaatttaataGAATTTATTTATACCACATACTGCCTAAATCGAtttgtttcattttattaattatggacTGGATTTAAACCTTGTTtaggttttatttttttaaataatatttaataatatttaattttaatttcagaaCCAATAATCAATTAACAAAATAAAGAAAGTTAAAATATCCAAAAAAGCATTCATTTTTTTTActgtaaattaataataataaataaaattaacaaaacgagataaattaaatatttttttaaaaacacaaaaattaagattttatttataaattgttaTAAAATAAGCTGCTACaatcaataaaatataataaaatttactgATTTTAAATGAAAttctattaaaataaattaaaaagtgaatataaaaaaatatataaagtaCTCATGTAATATAATCTCTTATAAgttaatctatatatatatatatatatatatatatatatatatatatatatatatatatatatattcacatttTAATAGCatcatcaaaatttaaaaaaagactACATCTTTTGAAAAAAAGagaattatttttcttaaaattgatTTCATTTTCATtggataaaaaatatttttcattaacgtatttattaaatacattaaatattaaaaaatataaaaaatatttttcaagaaaatatGTTTTGCAAAAGCCTACATCTTTTAATATTAATACACTTGTAAAAGAACTTTTGAagcaaatattaaaatatttggaTCAaaagatttttgttttttttagaaTGTGTATAGTGTGGACTAGGCTAAATTATAATCATTAATTTatagtatttaataaatttaatgttTACAAAAACTTTtcaaaaatcaataattaattaaaaattatattatattattaaaaattaaaaattttcttttgaattttcaattatttaCTTTAGTCTTTGATTGCCATTAATAATTAATTGTAACAATTAAACTAAACATTTGATAAACTTTTTATCCAATTCATTCACCAATTTTCAAATGAATATTACTAGGAATTACAATACATTCCtactatatttatataattttatttttttaaaaattaaatattatttttgttaatttcaTCCCCACTGTCATCTGAGAATTTGCATTAACTTTTTCAGGAAATAATGAATTAACAGAACGGTGTCGTGGTGTAGTTGGTTATCACGTCAGTCTAACACACTGAAGGTCTCCGGTTCGAGTCCGGGCGACGCCATCTTTTCATTTTCACTCCTCTTCTGCAACGACATCGTTTTACACCAGTCTAAACAAAAACACAACAAccgtatttaataaatttaattaaagcaATTAAGGCGCTAAACTCTGCGAAAATTTCTTAGAACCCCAAAACGGTTCTTCCACGTCATCACTAAGAACTTACCTTGAAATCCAACGAATCTGAACCAATAATCTTTGCGCTCCACATCATTTTCTCTCCTCTCATTGGTCCAGCCATGCCACGTCAGCACCACGTAGATGCTCCGCCATTAATCCAGAACTCTCCCCTTTATAAACACCAGAGCCAGAGCCTTCATTAAAATATCAAATCGTTAAACCTAATTCATTCCTTTCGTGATCACAATGGCTTGTAAGGTCTCGCTTTCTTTGCTGACACTGGTCTTCGTCGTATTTACGACTTTGTCCTCCTCTGCCGCTCTTCTCTCCACCTCCGATTTTCGTTCTCCGCCGCCGACGTCGTATCCCAAAGCCATGTCGGTTAGTTTTTCTCTTGAGTTTCTAGCTCAATTAGGTTATAATTCTGTGTTTGTTGGTTTTCGATCTGATGATTGTGTTTGGTGTAGGATTTGAAGGAGGCGATTGTGAAGGGGTTAGGGTTTCAGGCGGATGATTTTAAGATTTCGGGATTTGATATGAGAGATGCGTTGGTGGGCCGGTCGGTGGCTTACGAATTCGACACTGAAATAGATAACCAGGTGCTGCCGTTCAAGTTGTTGGAGGATGTGAATCGATGGGAGTATGTGGATTTGCCCATTTTTAGAGTTGAGGAAGGAGGACCAGTTAGCCGTGGTGATGAGAATGGGATAGTTAAGCAGAGTGTAAAGCCGGACAATGGGTTGCCTGTTCTGGCTCCGTTTCAGCTTGCTGGACCCATGGAGATCTGGATTCAGGATGCTAAGGATATGCGCATTTCGTTGccggtatttatttatttaaaaattaaattttgatgcattatttGATTGCATTTAATTTAAAATGTTGTTTGCTTTTGTATGAATTTTGTATTGATTGGTTTCTTGGTAGCTAGATTTTTGGACAAAGATGATGCCTACCTGTCCTTGAGCTGTGTGCTATTTGTGATGGGttggttcaaattttcatttattgaACTTAGGGACGATTATGGGGATAATTCTAATGGTTAGGATTGATGATGTTATAATTAGATAAGTGTGAAAAAAGGATGTGAAAAAGGATCCTGAAGCTTATGATCTTTCAGCCATTTGAGTTACTGGTTTAAAACTATTTAACATGACCTTTAATGTTGTGGGATCATGACTGGATTATGACCTTTATTGATATTGAAAATTGAATTGTGGAGCTGTTTTTAATTTAAGTGATCATGCAATTGGTGTGGTGTGATGCCTTGCACTTTGATTCCCATTAATGTACCTATCCCATAATCATAGATGAGTTATAGCTATTGTGCCAGGCTTCTTATTGTAATCAAAATTCAATTATGATTCTGTTCATTATTTATGTGTCTAATGAATTGTGATTATTATGCAGCACGATGTGGATGCTGGCGTCTTGAAGAAAGTAGTACTGGCAGATGGTGCAGTGGTTACGGTTAAGGGTGCTAGATCAGTTAGCCTACGCCACCCAGTTGATCTCCCATTGCCCTTCAACCGAAGTCAAAGTGGTTTCGCCTCTGGTCTTCTGGCCCTTGCTGAACAGCTTCGCCATGCTTCTAGGACCCAAGGAGCTCCACTCCTATCTCTTCGCATTGTTGGTCCTACCTCCCTAGCATCtccatcatcatcttcttcttcttccagtAACAGACTAAGGCTAAAACGCCTTGCCCCAGGCCTTGTGGAGTTATCATCATTTGCAAAATCACAGCCCGTTGATGCCCTCTCTCCTCTTGATTTGGAAGAAGCCGGAAGTGTCCTAACTCCTAAACATTTCACTACAATGTGGCCCCTCGCTTCTGTAAATGGCTCAAATGCAAATTTGCTGGGTTTTGAGAAATTGCTGGCATCTGTGTTGGGTCCCAAGGCAAATAAGAAAGGTTCATTCAGGTTGTTAAAGGCAGATGTGTCAGCTCAGACATTTGTGAAGATAGGATTTGGGGTTGAAAAGAAGTTGAAAGAAGGGGATGGGTTTGATTGGCAGGGCTTTCCCGAGTGGAGGACAAAGCCTGAGTCAGTCAGGATGCATTTTGAGGTTCTGGCTAAGGTTGATGGTGACAAGATTGTACCAGAGAGGGTGATGCAGGTTAACCCTGTGGTTGTGGAAGATGCTGTGGCATCTAATGTGCTTGTGGGGAATGTGACCATGTCTAGGGTCCCTGTTGTGCACACACCTTCTAACCCCTTGACTCTGTAAATGGTTGGAGCCTGGGAGTTGAGTTAATTTTGCCCCAGTTATCAAAGTGTGTAAACCTTTTTGCCTTTTCATCtcatttatatgattggttggaaGAGATGTAAATTGTAAAGCAATTGTGCATGCATATTATAAAGGTTATGattattttttttccaatttcaGCATGCTGAATTATTATGGGTATCCAGATATCTTAGAAGGCCTCCCTTCTACATGTGAATGGTAAGTTGTATTTGTTTCTTGCAGATTAAGATTATGACTACTGCAGGGCTAGCCTTAGAGACAGATTTCAATAATTTCTGAGAGGATTTTCAATGGTTGTAATAGTTTATCTGCCCCCGGTGGCTCAGTTTTTGATCCATTTCATGAATGCTGAGAAGGTGGGTTTTCTTTTGTGGTCCTAAGGGTGATATTCTTGTACCTTGGgcatatatcaatggaaagagagCAAACCATCAACCTTAGCTGCATAACAACAACGCTCAATTTCTTCTACAACTTAACCATCTGCTTGCGATGAAAAAGATGTTAAAAATGATGAAGCTCTGTTAGTCTCTAGATTGGCTAAAATTTATTGGAAGGATTCATTTTGAAAAGGACTCGTTATAAAGAGGATTTCCGTTTTTAAACAAAATCATACAAGTTCCCTACAAGCACTCGATAAATTTACATGATAAGCTTTTCCTTGAATATGAAACTATTTCCTGATAAAGGAAACTCCTTTCTGAATGCTTGCTTCCAACTCTTTCTTCGCCTTTTCCAACCCAATTCTGTTGAGAGATTTAAAAGGTGAATTAACTGAATACATAATTTGCCAACAAACAAATCACAGTGGATTGATTGAGCTTTATATGCATACCTCTCATACTCGTTAAGGGGGCCAAGTTGAAAGATTTCCTCAGCTCCATTACGACCAAGTCGTACCTTTGTTGCGAAGAAAGGGAGTTCTGTCACCTGTTACAGACAATATGCTAGATTATTAAAAAGTTCATGTAGAAATCCACGAGATGCTCACAAACAAAGGGTTTTCAAAATTACCTCAGAAGCTACAAAAGAGCATTCCACAACACCAGCATCTCCTCTCAAGCCACGAAGGCACGCATCTGCAAATTTAACAGCTGCATATGCCTGCACGTGTCATATCAggcttttctttattttcttcaaCATGTTCATAAAGCAAACTTTTTGAATCAATTGGTTCAAGAAGAGTTACAAAT includes:
- the LOC110646460 gene encoding transcription factor bHLH25 isoform X1; translation: MLRAASLIGSFQAFFPMEISSISGLTELEMEEPSFIDQWPMNSIDDLSLLPLVSAFGENMQHSLSHHPTFNLKTSMEASSNTVGTVRPSKQLKPNGFNSSKTTDYNLPNPQAAFSPNILSFANCTNPYQMGMAKPEEEAVCFKNINTLPSDTLVSPGNQNYMFKACQGAKRISTNNSSRHSQTQDHIIAERKRREKLSQRFIALSAIVPGLKKTDKASVLGDAIKYLKQLQERVNTLEEETKKKTMESVVIVKKSQLLFCDDENSSSDETFSEGSVDKPLPEIEARICDKQVLVRIHCDKRKGVLEKTVAEIEKLHLTVVNSSVLSFGNSALVVTIISQIDNEFGMSVKDLVKNLHSAFKLFM
- the LOC110646460 gene encoding transcription factor bHLH25 isoform X2, with amino-acid sequence MEISSISGLTELEMEEPSFIDQWPMNSIDDLSLLPLVSAFGENMQHSLSHHPTFNLKTSMEASSNTVGTVRPSKQLKPNGFNSSKTTDYNLPNPQAAFSPNILSFANCTNPYQMGMAKPEEEAVCFKNINTLPSDTLVSPGNQNYMFKACQGAKRISTNNSSRHSQTQDHIIAERKRREKLSQRFIALSAIVPGLKKTDKASVLGDAIKYLKQLQERVNTLEEETKKKTMESVVIVKKSQLLFCDDENSSSDETFSEGSVDKPLPEIEARICDKQVLVRIHCDKRKGVLEKTVAEIEKLHLTVVNSSVLSFGNSALVVTIISQIDNEFGMSVKDLVKNLHSAFKLFM
- the LOC110646458 gene encoding protein TUNICAMYCIN INDUCED 1 isoform X1 — encoded protein: MACKVSLSLLTLVFVVFTTLSSSAALLSTSDFRSPPPTSYPKAMSDLKEAIVKGLGFQADDFKISGFDMRDALVGRSVAYEFDTEIDNQVLPFKLLEDVNRWEYVDLPIFRVEEGGPVSRGDENGIVKQSVKPDNGLPVLAPFQLAGPMEIWIQDAKDMRISLPHDVDAGVLKKVVLADGAVVTVKGARSVSLRHPVDLPLPFNRSQSGFASGLLALAEQLRHASRTQGAPLLSLRIVGPTSLASPSSSSSSSSNRLRLKRLAPGLVELSSFAKSQPVDALSPLDLEEAGSVLTPKHFTTMWPLASVNGSNANLLGFEKLLASVLGPKANKKGSFRLLKADVSAQTFVKIGFGVEKKLKEGDGFDWQGFPEWRTKPESVRMHFEVLAKVDGDKIVPERVMQVNPVVVEDAVASNVLVGNVTMSRVPVVHTPSNPLTL
- the LOC110646458 gene encoding protein TUNICAMYCIN INDUCED 1 isoform X2; its protein translation is MRDALVGRSVAYEFDTEIDNQVLPFKLLEDVNRWEYVDLPIFRVEEGGPVSRGDENGIVKQSVKPDNGLPVLAPFQLAGPMEIWIQDAKDMRISLPHDVDAGVLKKVVLADGAVVTVKGARSVSLRHPVDLPLPFNRSQSGFASGLLALAEQLRHASRTQGAPLLSLRIVGPTSLASPSSSSSSSSNRLRLKRLAPGLVELSSFAKSQPVDALSPLDLEEAGSVLTPKHFTTMWPLASVNGSNANLLGFEKLLASVLGPKANKKGSFRLLKADVSAQTFVKIGFGVEKKLKEGDGFDWQGFPEWRTKPESVRMHFEVLAKVDGDKIVPERVMQVNPVVVEDAVASNVLVGNVTMSRVPVVHTPSNPLTL